TTTATGTTGGTTCAATGTATTACATTTCGTATTTTCTATTTGTAACGTAATTTCAGTAATATTATGATTATGTTTTAGAACTTCTAAGGCCTTTTGATAGAGTTGATCTGTATTGCTATTCGGAGCAACCAAATGAGCAGTTAAATGAATATTTCTTGAGGATATAGCCCAGACTTTCAACTGATGAATCCCTTCAACGCCCTCTAGCTTCAATAAATCATTTCTTAACGACTCAATATCAATCTCATCAGGAACTCCTTCAAGCAGAATATGAATACTTTGTTTTAATAAAATCCAAGTTCGAGGTAAGACCCAGAAGCCAATTAACACAGCGATTACGGTATCAACCCACATCCACTGGGTAAAATAAATAACTATTCCTCCGATAATCACGCCTATCGATCCTAGAGCATCACTAAGAACTTCTAAATATGCACCTTTTATATTTAGACTTCCTTCAGCACTAGCAGAAAGGATTTTCATTGAAATCAAATTTATGACCAAACCAATGACCGCGACAATCATCATTCCAACACTTTGAATTTCAGCAGGGTTCGTAAAACGTTGATAAGCTTCATATACAATATATATTGCTACCACAAAAAGCATCACCGCATTAAACAGAGCCGCTAAAATTTCAAATCGCTGATAGCCAAAAGTTCTTTTATCATCTGCGGCTTTTTTACCAATTTTGATAGCGGCAAGAGCAATAGCTAAAGCGGCTACATCAGTAAACATATGAGCTGCATCAGATAACAAAGCCAAACTTTGGGTAATAAAAGCAGCGACAACTTCTACTATTAAAAAAGTAGTCGTTAAACCTAAGGCAACCATTAACTTCTTACTATTTTCTTCAGTAACAACCGCATGGCCATGATCATGATGTTCTGACATAAAATATTTTCCTTATTCTATTTATGATGAGCAGAGATATTGGATAACAGCCAATATCTCTGCTGTAAATCGACTAATCTATTGGATTAAGAAACTTTCTTTTCATTTATCCAACGATAAAGCACGGGTAACAGCACCAAAGTTAGTAATGTTGAAGAGATAATCCCGCCAATCACTACGGTTGCCAGTGGCCGTTGAACCTCAGCCCCTGTTCCGGTTGCCAGCGCCATTGGTACAAAACCCAGTGAAGCCACACAAGCTGTCATCAACACTGGTCTTAAGCGCAAAATAGCCCCTTGCCACACGGCTTTATGCACTGGATATTTGTCCCTTAATTCCTTAATAAAGGTCAGCATTACCAGTCCATTGAGGACTGCAACACCAGATAAGGCAATAAAGCCAATTCCAGCTGACATCGATAATGGAATATCCCTTAGCCAAAGGAACAGCACACCACCGGTCAAGGCAAAGGGTACCCCGGTAAAGACCAATAGACTTTCTTTGACATTGTGAAAGACCGCCATCAGTAAAATAAAGATAGTGATTAAAGCCAGTGGAATCACGATTTGCATCCGTGCTTTGGCTGAAGCCAAATTTTCAAACTGACCTCCATATTCTATCCAATAACCACTTGGCAAAGTGTATGCTTTGAGCTGTGTCTGTACATCAGAAACAAAAGACCCTAAATCACGCCCTTCAACATTCGTTGTAACCACAACTCGGCGTTTACCATTTTCTCGACTGACTTGGTTGATTCCTTCAATGGTCGAGACTTGCGCGACATCCGACAATAAAATACTGCCACCATTTGGAAGCTGAATAGGTAACTGGGAAACAGATGCGACACTACGGTC
The Acinetobacter sp. 10FS3-1 DNA segment above includes these coding regions:
- a CDS encoding cation diffusion facilitator family transporter, encoding MSEHHDHGHAVVTEENSKKLMVALGLTTTFLIVEVVAAFITQSLALLSDAAHMFTDVAALAIALAAIKIGKKAADDKRTFGYQRFEILAALFNAVMLFVVAIYIVYEAYQRFTNPAEIQSVGMMIVAVIGLVINLISMKILSASAEGSLNIKGAYLEVLSDALGSIGVIIGGIVIYFTQWMWVDTVIAVLIGFWVLPRTWILLKQSIHILLEGVPDEIDIESLRNDLLKLEGVEGIHQLKVWAISSRNIHLTAHLVAPNSNTDQLYQKALEVLKHNHNITEITLQIENTKCNTLNQHKH